AGGAGACATGAGATGGCCGCCGACAAGATCACCGCAGAGCTGCGCACCGAGTTCGGCAAGGGCGCCGCCCGCCGGATCCGCCGCGAGCACAAGATCCCCGCCGTCGTGTACGGCCACGGCAACGACCCGATCCACCTGACGCTGCCGGGCCACGACACCATGCTCGCGCTCAAGCGGGGCGGCAGCAACGCACTGCTGGAGCTCGACATCGACGGCAAGCCGCAGCTCGCCCTGGCCCGCGAGGTGCAGGTCGACCCGCTGCGCCGCGTGCTGGAGCACATCGACTTCGTGGCCGTCCGTCAGGGCGAGCGGGTGACTGTGGACGTCCTGGTGCAGCTGGTCGGCGACGCCGGCCCCGACACCCTCGTGGTCACCGAGAACACCACGGTGCAGGTCGAGGCCGAGGCCACCCACATCCCCGAGAGCATCGAGGTCTCGATCCAGGGCCTGCCGGTCGGCACCCAGATCCACGCCTCCGACCTCCGCCTCCCCGAGGGCACCACGCTGCTGGTCGACCCGGAGACGCTGGTCGTCAACATCACCGCCGCCCAGTCCGAGGCGCAGCTGGAGGCCGAGCTGGCCGAGGCCGAGGCCGACGCCGGCATCGTCCACGAGCCGAGCGACGACGACGTGGCCGAGGCGCAGGACGAGGCCGCTGCCGAGGACGCCGACCGCGAGAGCGGCAGCGAGTCCGCGGGCGACTCGAGCGAGTGAGGCTGCCGCGCCGGCCGGGGTGGCTGCGACGCAGCCCAGCCTCGGCCCGCGCGACCGCTGACCGGACGACCGTGGGAGCAGGTGACATGGCTGTGGGTGAGCGGGGCGAGGTATGGCTCGTCGTCGGCCTGGGCAACCCCGGGCCGTCGTACGCCGGTCACCGGCACAACATCGGCTATCTCGTCGTCGACGAGCTCGCCGACCGGATGGGTGCGCCGTTCCGGGCCCACAAGTCCGGCCGGGCCGACGTCGTGGAGGGCCGGCTCGCAGCGCCGGGGACCGACGGTCCCCGCGTGGTGCTGATGCGGGCTCGGACGTACATGAACGAGACCGGCGGTCCGGTCTCGGCGCTGGCGAAGTTCTACAAGGTGCCGCCGGAGCGGATCGTGGCCGTGCACGACGAGCTGGACCTGCCCTTCGACTCCATGCGGGTCAAGCTCGGTGGTGGCGACAACGGCCACAACGGCCTCCGCAGCATGCGAGCCTCGCTCGGCACCGGCGACTTCCACCGGGTCCGGATCGGTGTCGGCCGCCCACCGGGCCGCCAGGACGTGGCCGACTTCCTGCTCACGAACTACTCCGGCGCCGAGGGCAAGGCGATCCCCCTGCAGGTCGTCACGGCGGCCGACGCCGTCGAGTCGCTGGTATCCGACGGGCTGGAGCGCACCCAGTCGCGGTTCAACTCCTGAGCCCCATTACCACCCGTTCAGGGGCGTTTCGCGCCCGAGACGTGGAATTTACCCAACTAGTGACGTCGTGGACTGGCGTTTTCGGCAGTCCTTGCGGAGAATGGTTCCCGGCAGGACCTTCGACTCGGGGGAGTCGTCGATCATCGATCACTGGTGCTGCCATGGGACGAGACCGCAGAGGTCTCGATGGGGGAAATTGATCGTGGAGTTCGTCTCCTCGGCACTGCCGGGGACACCTATGGCGACGGCCGTGCGTTCCACGCACCGCTGCGCGATCGTTGTACGGCCAAGCGCCGTTTCTTGCACCCCGCGACCCAGTCGTCGGGCTCACGCCTGCCGGCTGACCGTGAGGTACTCCCGCCCAGTAACGCTCCGGGTGTCGCCCGGAGCTTCCAGGGAACAGGAGATTTCATCATGAACAAGCCAAGCAGGCGCGCAGTAGTCCGTACCGGTGTCTGGGCGGTCCCCGTGGTCGCCACGGCCGCCGCCGCTCCGGCCTTCGCCGGGACCAGCACACCGCCGGTCGACGTCGAGGGCGTCGGTTCGGGCTGCAAGCTGCCCGGTCACAGCACGCACGACGGTGAGACGTTCTACGGGTACCGGATGGTCGTCACGTTCGACAACAACACCACGACCAACCAGGACATCCAGCTCATCGACTTCACGATCAGCGGCAAGTCGGTCACCGGCTTCCCGACCGGCTCGATCCTCACGCTGACGCCGGGGCCCAACCCCGAGCTTTTCATCGTGACCAGCTCGGCCAGCTCGCAGCGCACCGCAGTGATCACGTTCGAGTACAAGGGGACCATCATCACCAAGACGGTCACCTTCCCGGACTTCAACCCCTGCAAGTGCACGCCCAAGGACGCAGACCCGACGCTGATCACGTCGAACTGCTCCTGACCCAGGGCGCTACTGTTCGGTCCCGTGACCGACTCCGATCGCCCTCTCGTCCACGACGACCATGCACTGGCGGCCTGGCTGGCCTCAACGGCCGGCCAGCGGTTGCTCGAGGTACGAGAGGGCGGTCTGGTCGGGCGTGAGCTGAAGGACGCCGGTGACAGGGCTGCCCACGAGCTGTTGGTGGCGCTCTTGGCTCAACACCGGCCCGCGGACGCCGTGCTCTCCGAAGAGGGAGCCGACGACAAGCGGCGCCTCAGCTCGCCCCGGGTCTGGATCGTCGACCCGCTCGACGGCACGCGCGAGTTCTCCGAACCGCCGCGTGCCGACTGGGCGGTCCATGTCGCCCTCTGGGAGAACGGCGAGCTGACGGCAGGCGCCGTTGCGCAGCCCGCCCTGGGGGAGACCTTCTCCACCGGTCAGCCACCCGTGGTGCCGCCCCGGACGAGCACTCGTCCGCGGATCGCGGTGTCGCGGACCCGGCCACCGGCGTTCGTCGCGGCTCTGGCGGCCGAGATCGACGCCGAGCTGGTGCCCATGGGCTCGGCCGGCGTCAAGGTGATCTCGGTGGTCCGTGATCTCACGGACGCCTATGTCCACGCCGGAGGCCAGTACGAATGGGACAACGCCGCCCCCGTGGCGGTGGCTCGTTCCGCCGGCCTGTTCTGCTCACGGGTGGACGGCTCGGAGCTGCGCTACAACCAGGACGACGTGTCCCTGCCCGACCTGGTGGTCTGCCGGCCCGAGCTGTCCGACCAGATCCTCGACTTCGTACGCCGCCACGGCACCGACTGAGACCCGCTGACGGGTCGCACCGCCGACCCTCCTGACCTCGGTATCTGAGGACCGACGAGCAGCCTCCTGATGTCGACACCGATCCAGGAGGCCGGCATGTGGGACACCGTGGTCGAGACCACGTCTCACCTCTCGCACGAGATGCCCTGCCCGTGGTGCCGGCACGCGTCCCACTCGTTCCTGCCGTGCTCGGACCGGTGCCGGTGCACAGGCTGGCGCGTCCTGCGTGAGGCCGAGCCGGTCGCCGCTCTCGCCGCCGATGGGAACCGCGCGCACGTCGCGGGCGTCCCATCGGCATGCTGACCCGACGCGACTCGCTTCGACTGCTCGGCCTCTCCTCGCTGGCCGTCTCGCCCCTCCTCGCCGCGTGCGGCGACCGCGGCGCCGGCGCCGCGCCTGCCGGTGACTCGATGCAGGGGCTCAGGCTGGTCAGCGCCCAGGTCTCGCGGAGTGCGGGCGACGCCGCCGCGATCCCCGACGTGGTGACCGCTATGGGTGGCTTCACCGCCGACCTGTGGAGCCACCTCGGCACCCCCGGCGACAACCTCGCTCTCTCGCCGTACTCGATCGCGGTGGCCCTGGCGATGACCGCGAACGGTGCCGCGGGCCGCACCCAGGCGCAGATGCTCGACGTGCTCCACGTCGGCTCCCTGGCGTCGTACAACGCCGGGATCGACGCGCTCACCCAGCAGGTGCTGGCCCTGGCAGGTCCGGTCACCCAGGCCGACGGGACACCGGACGAGATCGCACTGGCGACGGCCAACCAGCTGTTCGGTGACGCCGAGACCCAGTGGGGCCGGGCGTTCCTCACCGTCCTGGCCAAGGAGTACGGCGCGGGGATGCGGACCGTGGACTTCCGGACGGCAGCCGAGGCGGCGCGGCAGCTGGTGAACCAGTGGACCGCGAGCCAGACCCACGACCGGATCCCGACCATCCTCCCGCCGGGAAGTGTCGACAGCACGACCCGGCTGGTGCTGGTGAACGCGCTCTACCTGAAGGCGCCCTGGGGCGACCCCTTCGACAAGTCACTGACGGCGCCACGGGCCTTCACCCGCGCCGACGGCTCGCGCGTCCAGGCGCCGATGATGCAGGGCGACCCGGCCGGGGCCGGGTTCGTGTCCGGGTCGCACTACACGGCCGCGCGCCTCCCCTACGCCGGCGGGAAGCTGGCCATGACCCTGGTGCTTCCCGACACCGGGTACGAGACCGAGGCCCTCGCCGCCCTGCTCGGTGACGGCCTCACGGCCGCGGGCCAGCCGGGCGTCCACGTGGAGCTCCCGCGCTTCACCTTCCGCACGCCGTCCGGGCTCAAGCAGCCCCTGATCGAGCTGGGGATGCCACTCGCGTTCGGTGACCTCGCGGACTTCTCCCCGATGTCGCCGACCACCCCGCTGCTGATCGACGACGTGCTCCACCAGGCCTTCGTGGCCGTCGACGAGAGCGGCACCGAGGCCGCGGCCGCCACAGCTGTCGTGATGCGCGAGACCAGTGGCTCGGTCGGCGGACACACGCTGGTCTGTGACCGGCCGTTCCTCTTCGTCGTCCACGACACCGCGCACGGCACACCGCTCTTCGTGGGTCGGGTCGCCGATCCCACGAGCTGACCCGGAGGACGACCCCCGCGCGTCGCGTCGCGGTCTCGCCGGCGTCAGCCGATCGCGAGCGTCAGCCCGAGGCGCGCAGGCGATCCAACGTGGAAGCACGGAACTCCCGCGGCCTGCGAAGGATCTGCAGATGCAGCTCCTGGGTCTGGGGCGACGGGTCGGTGCCCAGCTCCTCGGCGAGATGGACGCGGCAGTCCTCGAACACGCGCAGGGCCAGCCCGACCTCTCCCAGCTCGGCATGAGACCGCATCAACGACCGTGTCGCTGCCTCGACCGTCGGGTCGAGGCGCACCGCAGTCGTGGCGAGGTCCTGCGCCTCGCGCAGGAGGCCGAGCTCGAGGGCGGCCCGAGAGGCGTCGCAGAGCGTCGTCACGTGCAGGGCCTTGAGCGCGTCCCGCTCCGCCACTGCCCAGGGCGCGTCGTCCTCGTGGGCGTAGAAGTCACCGGCGTAGAGAGCCAGGGCTGCGCGGGCGTTGGTGAGGACCTCCGCCGACGCCGACGACCGGGCCGCGAGCTGGGCTCGCTGCGCCAGGGCCCGGAAGGCGTTCACGTCCACCCACGCGTTGCGCAGCGTCAGGGCGGCGTGGTCGCGAACGACGCACGGCTCCCCGACGGTGCGCCTGATCTGACTGGCCGCGGTGCCGAGGCTGTTGCGGGCGCGATCCACGGTCACGTCCGGCCACAGCTTCTCGATCAGCCCCGACACCCGGACCGGTTGACCGTTCTCGAGCGCCAGGAGACGCAGCAGGTCGCGCGTCTTGCCGGTCCGCCACTCCTCCTGCATCACTCGGGTCCCATCGGAACGATGGACCTCGAAGCCTCCGAGCAGGCGGATACGAATCTCGCACTTCTGGTGCATGGCCCCCCCGAGCCTTTTGCTTTCACAGCCCCCCGACTGCAAGGCTCAGGTTAGTAGTTCAGTGGCCGTCTGTCTCCCCGGAGTTTGCCCAAATTTTGATTTCCCCGGCGTGTCGCGCCGTCATTCGGCTGACGGACGACTAGGGGGCCGCGAGGGTGGCACCCAACCCGCCTTGCGAGCGGCTCCGACGGCCGCCAGCTGACTGGTCACCTCGAGCTTCGCCAGGATCGACTTGACCTGGGTCCGCACCGTGGCCTCCGACACGAACGAGGCGTCGGCGATCTCGCGGACGGGCTGGCCGTCCATCAGGTGGGCGAGCACCTCGATCTCTCGTGCCGTGAGGAGCTCGAGCCTCCGGCGAACGGTCTTGACCACCTCACGCTCGGTGTAGAAATGGGTGATCAGGCTCTGCCGCTCCTCACCGGTGTGCACGTGACGACCGTCGGCCACCAGCCGGAGGGCGGACAGGATCTCCTCGAGTCGTGCCGACTTCGACAGCACCGCCCGGGCACCCTCGCGCAGGCACTGACCCCATCGCGCTCGGTCGGTGCTCCCGGTGACCACCACCACCGAGATGCCCGACCGGGTCAAGGGTGCAACCAGGCGGGTTCCGTCGCCGCCGGCGCCGAGGTCCAGGTCGAGCAGCGCGATGCCGGGGTTCATCCGCATCACGCTCGTGAGCAGCTGGCCGGGCATCGCCCGCTCCTTGACGGGAATCCGGCGAACGTCGAACCCCTCTCGCGTCAGCGTCACGTCCATGGCCTCAGCGAAGAGGACGTGGTCCTCGACCAGTGCGACGGTGGTCACGTCCGCGCGGCCAGGCATGGCGTCGACGCGGCGCTGGGGCGCAGGACAGTGGTGAAGGTGGCCCCTCGTCGGTCGGCGGGCGGGTCGAGGAAGAGGTCACCGCCCATCTGTCGTGCCAGCCGGCGTGCGATGTCGAGCCCGATCCCCTCCCCGGGCGACTCCGACCCGCGGACTCCCCGGTCGAAGAGTCGGGGTGCCAGGTCGCGGGGCACTCCGGGCCCGTCGTCCGACACCGTCAGGAGGATCTCGCTCGGGCGGCTCTTCACCTGGACCGAGACCTCCGCTCCCGGAGCGTGCCGTGCGGCGTTCTCCAGGAGGATGTGCACGATCTCGGCGATGTCGTCCCCACGACCGATCGCCGTGACCTCGGCCGCCTCCCAGGCGACCCGATGGCCGCGCAGCCGCAGGGTCTGGACGAGCGGCTCGATCACGGAGCCGACGTCGACGGGCTCGTCGACTGCCGGGGCGGTGTCCTCGTCCCGGAGGATCCGCTCCAAACGGGTGATCTCCCGGTCGTAGAGGACCTCCAGACTGCTGCGCTCGGCCGTCGACAGCTGGACGTCCGGGTTGCTGAGCAGCCGGTGGGTGAGGCCGATCCCGGCGACGGTGGCGCGAACCTCGTGGAGCCGGTCTCGTGCGTCGTGGGCCTTGATCAGCATCGGGTCCAGGTCCTCGTCGTGGACCGGCGGGGCCACGGGGGACTGCTCGCTCGCGGAGGACGGCCGCAGCCGGCGCGCCGTCCAGACGACCACCCCGAGCTGAGCGAGCAACCAGGTCGCCACGAGCAGCGTGCTGATGTCGGAGGGCGGCCCCAGGACCACCAGCACAACGGCCAGGACCGGTGCGGACAGGGTGAGCGCGGCCAGCCCGGGCGGCACCGGCCGCGGCGTGGACCGGGATCGCCGTGCGGTCACACCCTCGTCGAGCCCGATCCGAGGTTCGGGCCGAGCCGGACCGTCGGGGTCCGTGAAGGCGCGGTCCAGCGGCCGGTCGTTGCCGGCAGATGGGCCTCCCCCGTGTGTCCCAGGCCCTGGAAATCGTCTGAAGTCGTCGATGCGCATGGTTTCCCCCCGTGTGCGGTTCCATGAAGTCATGCGCGCCCAAAACATTTGGTAAAAGCGCGTCAAATGGGGCGCCCGGAACCGAGGTGGGACCCACCAGCCGTGTCCGGAGTCCATCGCCCTTTCGGGGGAAAGCGCTACAGCGGTGGGTCCGGCACCTCGTCAGGTTTTCCGAGGCGGCACAACTTCGGCTGACCTCGGCGCCACGGCTGGTGGGCCGTCGGGGATGCGTCAGCGGATAGGCACCAGACTGGTGGCGCCGGATCGTCCTCGGCATCCTCAATCGAGGGGGATCTTCGATCGGAGTCGAGCCTCGGAAGGGCGGCTGCCCCGCGCAGGGTCCGGTTCCTGGAGACGGCGCAGCGGCGAGGCGGGAGTGCGTCCAGCTCGGCCTGACCGACCCCAGGGTCGAGTAGTCCGATCGGACTACCCGACCTAGGCCGATCGGGCGCCGCGACGCGCCGAGGCGGGCACGGGCTTGACGTGGGCTCCGTTGTCGTCCTAAATACGACTAAGTCAGTAGACATACTGATGTTCTCGGGTCACTCGACCACTCGGCCGCGGCCGTCCCTTGTTCGAAGAGAGGTGCTCATGCGCACACGCCTGCGCGTTCTCGGTGCCACCGTCACGACGGCTGTCGTCGCGGTCGCCGTGCCCCTGGTGACATCGTCCCAGGCCCATGCCGCCCGGTTCACCGGCGGTGACGTCGTCGTCTACCGGGTCGGTAGCGGCGGCGCCTCACCCCTGACCAACGCGGCCGCGCCGGTGTTCCTCGATGAGTACGCGCCCGGCGGCAGCCTGGTCCAGTCGGTGGCCCTCCCGACGACCGCGGCGGAAGGCAACGCCCGCCTCACCGCCAGCGGCCAGTCCCGGTCCGAAGGCCTGATCGACCGGTCGGCCGACGGCCGGTTCCTCGCGGTCACGGGGTACGACGCCGCCGTCGGAGCAACCGGACCGAGCGGGGCGTCCCTGACCGCCTCCGACCCGGCCCAGGTCGGACGCGTGGTCGGCCTGGTCGACGCCAACGGCACGGTCGACACCACGACGGTGCTCACCGGGGCGGGAGTCACCAAGATCATCCGCTCGGCGACCACCACCGACGGCGAACGGCTCTGGGCCACCGGCGGGAACGGCGGCGTCGTCACGACCAACCGCGGCTCCAGCGCCGCCAGCACCGTCGCGGGCAGCGCGACCAGCAACCTCAGCGCCCTGACCGTCCAGGGTGGACAGCTGTTCAGCAGCGGCATCTTGACCGACCGGCTCGCCCGCATCGGCACCGGTGTGCCGACCTCGGGTGCCCTCACCGACCTCCCGGGGCTCCCCGACAACCTGCTGACCTACGGCTACGCGCTGGCCGACCTGACCCCGGACGACTACGCCGGAACCGGTCTGGACACGCTCTACATCGCCGACGGCTCGGCTCGCGGGGGGACCGTCGACAAGTACCGCTGGAACGGCACGACGTGGGCGTCGGCCGGCTACGTCGACGTCGAGGGCGCCTTCGGCATCGTCGCCGACGTACAGGGCGCCTCGGTCAGCCTGGCGGTGACCACCCCGACCTCGCTGGTCACCCTCACCGACCCCGCCGGCGCGGCCGCGTCGTTCGCCCCGTCCGCGCCGACCGTGCTGGCCACCGCCGCCCCCAACACCGAGTTCCGGGGGGTCGCCCTCGCGCCGACCGCGGCGGCCGGCCCCTCGGTCTTCCTGCGGACGCCTGCCGCCGGCAGCAGCGTCCCGCTCGGCGGCACCGTCAAGGTCTCGGCGTACGTCGCGTCGCCCGCCGGCGTGGGCGCGGTCGAGGCGAAGCTCGGGAGCGGCGCGTTCGTCGCGGCGACCCAGTCCGGCCACGTGTGGACCGCCCAGGTGCCGACCACCGGGCTCAAGACCGGGGCCGCGACGGTCACGTTCCGGGCCACCGACACCGCAGCCACGCCGGCCACGACGACCGTCACCCGCTCGGTCACGCTGGGCGGCTCCGCCGTCCCGGCCGGCAACCTCCCTGCCGGCTCCTACCCGTGGTCGGCCAAGAAGGTGAAGCTGGCCGGCACCTGGAAGTCCTACCGGACGTCGCACTCGCCGTCCGGCAAGGGTGAGAAGTCCGCGAAGAGGAAGTCGACCGCGACCGCCAAGGTCTACGGCCACGGCGCCACTCTCACCTTCGACCGCTCCGCGAAGGCGGGCAAGGTCAAGGTCACCGTGGACGGCAGGAGCACCACGCTCGACCTCTACAACAAGGCCGGCAAGCCCCTGAAGAAGAGCTGGAGCTTCTCCGGCCGTCTGAAGAGCCACACGGTCGTCGTCACGGTGCTCGGCAAGAAGGACGCGGCCAGCAAGGGCCTCTGGGTCCTCCTCGCCGCACTGAAGGTGAAGGCCTGATGAGGACGCCCGGCACCCACCCGACACCCACCCGGACCAGAACAGGAACCCCGATGTCCCGACGTACCCTGCGTGCCGGCCTGGCCGCCGGCGCCGCCACCCTGCTGACCCTGACCGGAGTGGCGGCGCACGCCGACCCGAACCCGACGGACCCTGGCACGCCGATCAGCGGCAAGTCCCAGACCGAGCTGTACGCCGCCGTCGGTGCCGACGCGTTCGCGGAGCTGACCAACAACGTGGTCAGCGCCTACGACGCGCAGGCGCCGGCGCCGGCACACCTGCTGGAGTCGTACGACGCGGTCAACCCGGTCACGGGGCAGACGCCCGAGACGATCACCACCAAGCCCGGTTGCCCCATCTCGCGACCCAACGGCGCCAACGGCGGCTTGAGCGCGATCCTGCTCAACCAGAAGAGCACGGTCGACAACACCAGCTACTGCATCGACTGGGTCCGGTCCAGTCGCGCGAAGAAGACCGACGGCACGGAGGCCGGACTGACGTTCTACGCCCAGAGCCAGGACGCGGTCTCGTACGCCGTGGTCGGCAACGCCTACGCACCGACGACGCCGCTGACGACCGCCCAGCTGAAGGACATCTTCGAGTGCACCGACACCGACTGGAGCCAGGTCGGAGGCCAGGCGGGTCCGATCCACGTCTACCTGCCGCCCGCCTCCGCCGCGACCCTGACCTTCTTCCTGCAGGCGATCGGGACGACGCTGAACAACGTCCAGGCGGGCTGCCAGGGCCTGCCCACGGTGTTCTCCCAGCAGCAGAACGACGGCCGGACCATGAACGGTGACCCGATGGGCATCGCGCCGTACGCCGTGACCAAGTGGGCCGCGCAGAGCAACCAGGCGCCCGGCATCGCCGACAACCGCGGAGGCACCCACATCGGGCTGGTCAACACCACGACGTCGCCGATCACGACCACGGTGCTGAACAACGTGACGTACGACGTCCTCAACCCCGCGTTCACCACCGGTGACAGCACGGCGTTCGGCCGGCTGTTCTTCAACGCGGTCCGCAACGACGCTCCGCAGGACCTGAAGGACGTGTTCAAGGCGGGGGGCTTCCTCTGCCAGAACCAGGACGCGTTCCTGGTGCCGTTCGGCAACACGCCCCTGGGCAACGACCAGAACGCCGCGCGCTTCTGCGGCCAGGCCAGCTGAGTCGGCGTCATCGATCCAGAACCCCCGATGGTGGCGGGCCCGAGGCCCCGGGCCCGCCACCGGCACGAACACCAGCACCACCACCGAGCAACGGGAGAGCAGCACATGTCGATCGCGCCGATCCGACGACGAGCACGCCACAGGACCACGGCCGTCCCCGTCGTCGGGGGACTGCTCGTGCTCGGGCTGCTGGCGCTCGCCACTCCGGCGGTCGCGCACCCGTCGGCCACGGCCGGCTCCGACGGTCCCGTCACCGTCCCGGCGCCGGGAGCCGGGGACGGGGCGACGGTCACGGTCAGCCGGACCATCGGTCTGGTCAACCAGACGGTGCGGGTGTCGTGGTCGGGGTTCCGGCCGAGCTCGGCGACCCGGCTCCAGAACAGCGGCGACTCCCTCGACGTCAACACCGAGAACCCGGTCCGCGTCTACGAGTGTCGCGGCGCGGACCCGGCCAGCTCCAGTGACTGCTACGGGTCTCCGGGCTTCCGTGGGGTGGACGCCACCGCCACCAACCCGGCGATCCCGGCGGTGCCGCCGTTCACCTACCCGGGTCAGACCGACGCCTTCGACGCGACCCCGGACGGTCCCGCGAACTGGCAGGACACCGTGACCGGCGCCGACGGCACCGGCCAGGTCACCATCCAGCTGTTCACCAAGCGCGAGTCGGCGGCCCTGGGCTGCGACGCCGGGGCGCCGTGCTCCCTGGTGGTGGTCCCCAACTACGGCCGTCCGCAGGGCGACACCGAGGACCTGCTCGACGCGCCGTGGGCGTGGGCGAGGCGCACCGTCGTCCCGCTGGGCTTCCTGCCGGTGGACGACGCCTGCCCCCTGAGCGGCTCGTCCCTGCGGGTCGAGGGCAGCCCGATGGTGGCCGACCTGCTGGCGACCTGGCGAGGTCGCACCTGCACGCTGGCCGACCACCCCGTGACGCTCGACTACACCTCGATCGGTGAGCCACAGACGCGAGGCGACGTCGCCTCGGGCACCACCGACACCGGGCTGGTCATCGACCCGCTGGACGCGGACGCTGCGGCGACCGCGGGAGTCGTCTACGCGCCGGTCACCGTGACCGGGCTGGTCGTCGCCTTCCAGATCGACGACGCACACGGACGGCCGGTCACCTCGATGCACCTGAACGCGCGGCTGGTCGCCAAGCTGATCACGGCGTCGTACCGCTCGGGAGGGGACCCGGCGGTGATCGACAACCCGGTCAACATCTTCCACGACCCCGAGTTCCTGAAGCTGAACCCCGGCGTCGACTGGCCCGGCGGTGCGCCGGGCAACCACCCGCTGCTGCTCGGCGACCTGTCGGACACGACGCTGGCGCTGACCCGCTGGATCGCCAGCGACCCCGACGCACGCGCGTTCCTCAAGGGAAAGCCCGACCCGTGGGGGATGACGGTCAACGCCACCTACAAGGACCTCGACTTGCCCTTCGCCGGCTACCCGCTGCTCGACCAGGCGCTGTCCTCGACGTTCCAGCCGATCCAGGGCATGGACGCGCTGGCCCGCCAGCTGTCCATCGCCCAGTTCCCCGGCGCCCTGGTCACCCAGGAGAACGGCCAGAACGTCGTGACCAAGCAGCCGCGGCAGAACCCCGGCGCCCGGGAGGTCTTCGGCATCATCGACGCTGCCGACGCGGCGAAGTTCCTGCTGCCGACCGCCTCGCTCCAGAACGCGTCGGGTGCGTTCGTCGCTCCCACGACCGCGAGCCTGCAAGCCGGGATCACCCACGCCGTGGTGAACGCCGACGGTGTCACCCGCAGGGTGGACCTCGCGTCGCAGGACCCCCACGTGTACCCGTTGACCCTCCTGGTCTCCGCGGCGCTGTCCACCCACGCCGACAAGGCGGCCCGGGGCCTGATGGCCGACTTCCTCGACTACGTGGACGGACCGGGACAGGTGCCGGGCCAGCGCGTCGGGCAGCTGCCCCCCGGACACGCGCCATTGACCAAGGCCCTGCGCGCGGAGGTGACCCGAGCTCGGGCCGCGGTGCTCGCCGGCCCTTCGACGGAGCCCACCGTGGACCCTTCGCCGACCGACACCCCGCCCAGCTCGCCGACCGACCAGCCGACCACACCGGTCGGTCCGGTCGGGCCCGTAGGTCCGGCC
This genomic window from Nocardioides cynanchi contains:
- a CDS encoding substrate-binding domain-containing protein, which produces MSIAPIRRRARHRTTAVPVVGGLLVLGLLALATPAVAHPSATAGSDGPVTVPAPGAGDGATVTVSRTIGLVNQTVRVSWSGFRPSSATRLQNSGDSLDVNTENPVRVYECRGADPASSSDCYGSPGFRGVDATATNPAIPAVPPFTYPGQTDAFDATPDGPANWQDTVTGADGTGQVTIQLFTKRESAALGCDAGAPCSLVVVPNYGRPQGDTEDLLDAPWAWARRTVVPLGFLPVDDACPLSGSSLRVEGSPMVADLLATWRGRTCTLADHPVTLDYTSIGEPQTRGDVASGTTDTGLVIDPLDADAAATAGVVYAPVTVTGLVVAFQIDDAHGRPVTSMHLNARLVAKLITASYRSGGDPAVIDNPVNIFHDPEFLKLNPGVDWPGGAPGNHPLLLGDLSDTTLALTRWIASDPDARAFLKGKPDPWGMTVNATYKDLDLPFAGYPLLDQALSSTFQPIQGMDALARQLSIAQFPGALVTQENGQNVVTKQPRQNPGAREVFGIIDAADAAKFLLPTASLQNASGAFVAPTTASLQAGITHAVVNADGVTRRVDLASQDPHVYPLTLLVSAALSTHADKAARGLMADFLDYVDGPGQVPGQRVGQLPPGHAPLTKALRAEVTRARAAVLAGPSTEPTVDPSPTDTPPSSPTDQPTTPVGPVGPVGPASGPGDATGSLPLTAPSDGASPSAGATPPASTEAAAAPQMVAVSSESTTARQLLLPVLLGFALLGLVAGPALLWLGRSGRGPQWLQR
- a CDS encoding substrate-binding domain-containing protein, which gives rise to MSRRTLRAGLAAGAATLLTLTGVAAHADPNPTDPGTPISGKSQTELYAAVGADAFAELTNNVVSAYDAQAPAPAHLLESYDAVNPVTGQTPETITTKPGCPISRPNGANGGLSAILLNQKSTVDNTSYCIDWVRSSRAKKTDGTEAGLTFYAQSQDAVSYAVVGNAYAPTTPLTTAQLKDIFECTDTDWSQVGGQAGPIHVYLPPASAATLTFFLQAIGTTLNNVQAGCQGLPTVFSQQQNDGRTMNGDPMGIAPYAVTKWAAQSNQAPGIADNRGGTHIGLVNTTTSPITTTVLNNVTYDVLNPAFTTGDSTAFGRLFFNAVRNDAPQDLKDVFKAGGFLCQNQDAFLVPFGNTPLGNDQNAARFCGQAS